One window from the genome of Paenibacillus azoreducens encodes:
- a CDS encoding helix-turn-helix transcriptional regulator: MNRTDRLLAIVLELQSRRTVRAEELAAKFETSIRTIYRDMQALSEADVPIVGAPGQGYSLMEGYFLPPLSFTASEAVALLLGAEFVQTKLEPNYEVHAKSSRAKIEAVLPEHERSEAERVRATMRLLPGRQAETSGRERTNLEILRQAMLEKRKISFRYVKPGQDEREENTRTAAPYGMVHVQGNWMLVAACDLRRQIRHFRVSRMSGLEMTPSIYELPAGFKFEDYTPADDRGLEVTLLAEHNIAGRIKESGCYYIEEFKEQPEGLWIRLRVRRIEEIFSWVLGWGANVTVLEPESLCWRIREEAEKLLKRY; encoded by the coding sequence ATGAACAGAACGGATCGCTTACTGGCGATCGTCCTTGAATTACAGAGCAGAAGGACGGTCCGGGCCGAGGAACTGGCCGCAAAGTTCGAAACCAGCATCCGCACGATATACCGGGATATGCAAGCGCTTAGCGAGGCGGATGTTCCGATTGTAGGAGCTCCGGGTCAGGGTTACTCCTTGATGGAAGGGTATTTTCTGCCTCCGTTGAGCTTCACGGCCAGCGAAGCTGTAGCGCTACTGCTGGGCGCGGAATTTGTGCAAACGAAGCTGGAGCCGAATTATGAAGTGCATGCGAAGTCGTCCCGGGCGAAGATTGAAGCCGTGCTTCCGGAGCATGAGCGGAGCGAAGCCGAGCGGGTGCGCGCGACGATGCGGCTGTTGCCGGGACGGCAAGCGGAAACCAGCGGGCGTGAGCGAACAAACCTTGAGATTTTGCGCCAAGCTATGCTTGAGAAGAGAAAGATCAGCTTCAGGTACGTGAAGCCCGGACAGGATGAGCGGGAGGAAAACACGCGCACAGCAGCTCCCTATGGAATGGTTCATGTACAAGGTAATTGGATGCTGGTAGCCGCCTGCGACCTCCGCCGACAAATCCGCCATTTCCGGGTATCGCGGATGTCCGGGCTTGAGATGACTCCTTCTATTTACGAGCTTCCCGCTGGTTTCAAATTTGAGGACTACACGCCGGCGGATGACCGCGGGCTGGAAGTGACTCTGCTTGCAGAGCATAACATCGCAGGCCGGATTAAAGAGTCGGGCTGCTATTATATCGAAGAATTTAAGGAGCAGCCTGAAGGACTTTGGATCAGGCTGCGCGTTAGACGGATCGAGGAGATTTTTTCCTGGGTGCTGGGCTGGGGTGCGAACGTCACAGTATTGGAACCCGAATCGCTATGTTGGCGGATTCGGGAAGAAGCCGAAAAACTTTTGAAACGCTACTGA
- a CDS encoding DinB family protein has protein sequence MNMQEIVQKLEEITDLYIKELDRFSMEELTRKPDEEEWSLGQMYMHLINASLYMHLRNVRACAESAEGVLNGGEKSERGEAAYLNREFPNMRVRVPASPGYTPPQPASKEQLREGLRSVLTQMKETEPLVYSAPPQNKIVHPGFGALNAAEWFMLIEMHYRHHLRQKERLEQFLAGSSQQVR, from the coding sequence ATGAATATGCAGGAGATTGTGCAGAAGCTGGAAGAAATAACGGATTTATATATAAAGGAATTGGACCGTTTCAGTATGGAGGAATTGACAAGAAAGCCGGATGAAGAAGAATGGTCGCTTGGACAAATGTATATGCATTTGATCAACGCTTCCCTCTATATGCATCTCCGGAATGTCCGCGCTTGCGCGGAATCGGCTGAGGGCGTTCTTAACGGAGGCGAAAAGTCGGAACGGGGAGAGGCGGCTTACCTGAACCGGGAGTTTCCGAATATGCGAGTCCGCGTGCCAGCATCGCCGGGGTATACGCCGCCGCAGCCGGCAAGCAAGGAGCAGCTCCGCGAAGGGCTGCGCAGCGTGCTGACCCAGATGAAGGAAACCGAACCGCTTGTTTACTCGGCCCCGCCGCAAAATAAGATTGTCCATCCGGGTTTTGGCGCGCTGAATGCGGCTGAGTGGTTTATGCTGATCGAAATGCATTACCGTCATCATTTGAGGCAGAAGGAGCGCTTGGAGCAGTTTTTGGCAGGCAGTTCGCAGCAGGTGCGATAA
- a CDS encoding IS110 family transposase: MKFTRIEVTNQRIERITTQHAIVGIDIAKEKHVAQVTNFRGIVLTRRHLTFANTLEGFERLMRFTQEVQKKQGLTSVIVGLEPTGHYWFNLAHWLRKQGIEVVLVNPVVTHRNKENRDNSPSKNDAKDALTIADAVSRGFYTEFTPQAGQLEQLKTLMSDREFWVKYAISLGNRIVRWIDMYFPEFQLVFKDWKAERSLASLRAFPLPCELQDLNADEVIQRWHEQGMRRPGGVTGKAKAVQLIQAAKRSIGRTEGLEQARRDLQRLLTAYDQITSHLQEMKEEVEALLGKIPMAKQLQSIPGMGPTTIAALLGFAGDLGHYAHGRQLLRRAGLNLAERTSGKYKGQIKLSKRGDSALRKYFFLAMLTLVRENPDFKRWHEHNLNKGMKKMASLFKLIGKLARIVIGMVQRGETYRPEIGVKQAA; the protein is encoded by the coding sequence ATGAAGTTTACTCGAATTGAAGTTACAAATCAACGGATTGAACGAATTACCACCCAGCACGCTATCGTGGGGATCGACATCGCCAAAGAGAAGCACGTCGCTCAAGTGACCAACTTCCGCGGTATCGTACTCACGCGTCGGCATCTGACCTTTGCAAATACGCTCGAAGGCTTTGAGAGGCTGATGCGCTTTACCCAAGAAGTACAGAAGAAGCAGGGATTGACATCGGTTATCGTCGGCCTCGAGCCGACCGGACACTACTGGTTTAATCTAGCCCATTGGCTGCGGAAACAAGGAATCGAGGTCGTCCTGGTGAACCCAGTCGTGACGCATCGCAACAAGGAGAACCGTGACAATAGCCCGTCCAAAAACGATGCCAAGGATGCCCTAACCATTGCCGATGCGGTCAGCCGCGGCTTCTATACCGAGTTTACCCCGCAAGCAGGCCAATTGGAGCAACTCAAGACGCTGATGAGTGATCGGGAATTCTGGGTGAAATATGCTATCAGTTTGGGTAATCGCATCGTCCGCTGGATCGACATGTACTTTCCGGAGTTCCAGCTTGTTTTTAAAGACTGGAAGGCCGAGCGCTCGTTGGCTTCCCTGCGGGCTTTTCCTTTACCGTGCGAGTTGCAGGACCTGAACGCCGATGAAGTCATCCAGCGCTGGCACGAACAAGGCATGAGACGCCCGGGTGGAGTTACCGGGAAAGCGAAGGCGGTCCAACTCATCCAGGCGGCCAAACGCAGCATTGGCCGTACCGAGGGATTGGAGCAGGCAAGGCGAGATCTGCAGCGCCTGCTGACGGCGTACGACCAGATTACAAGCCACCTGCAAGAGATGAAGGAAGAAGTCGAAGCGCTGCTAGGGAAGATCCCCATGGCCAAACAGTTGCAGAGCATCCCCGGGATGGGCCCGACCACGATCGCAGCCTTGCTGGGATTCGCCGGCGATCTTGGTCACTATGCCCATGGACGGCAGCTCTTGCGCCGCGCCGGGCTCAATCTGGCTGAACGAACCTCCGGCAAGTACAAAGGTCAGATCAAGCTCTCCAAACGCGGAGACAGTGCGCTGCGCAAATATTTCTTTTTGGCTATGCTCACCTTGGTGCGTGAAAACCCGGACTTCAAACGGTGGCATGAACACAACTTGAACAAGGGCATGAAGAAGATGGCTTCGTTATTCAAATTAATCGGCAAGCTGGCCCGGATCGTCATCGGGATGGTCCAGCGTGGAGAAACGTATCGCCCTGAGATCGGTGTGAAGCAGGCCGCCTAA
- the rlmN gene encoding 23S rRNA (adenine(2503)-C(2))-methyltransferase RlmN, which yields MSKPSIYGLTLDQLAAWLAEHGHKKSRALQIWNALYRERVTEFSAMTEVKQECRDLLAEHFAIETLEEHTRQESADGTIKFLFRLQDGNLIETVLMRHKFGLSVCVTTQVGCNIGCSFCASGLLRKSRDLTSGEIVGQVMKVQLHLDRRQRDELVTHIVVMGIGEPFDNFEHMSNFIRVIRDHKGLAIGPRHITVSTSGLVPKIREFADSDLGTNLAISLHAPNNEIRTQIMKINRAYPIEPLMEAIDYYLEKTNRRITLEYILLRDINDQPEHALELAQLVGSRRNLANVNLIPYNPVDEHSQYQRSSKETITAFYDTLKKNNISCSVRLEHGVDIDAACGQLRSKQIRSERKRVAEGN from the coding sequence ATGAGCAAACCATCCATCTATGGATTAACTCTGGATCAGTTGGCCGCATGGCTGGCTGAGCATGGACATAAAAAATCGCGGGCGCTCCAGATTTGGAACGCGCTGTACCGCGAGCGGGTCACCGAATTCTCCGCCATGACGGAAGTGAAGCAGGAATGCAGGGATTTACTGGCCGAACATTTTGCCATCGAGACGCTGGAGGAGCATACCCGGCAGGAATCTGCCGACGGCACGATTAAATTCCTGTTCCGGCTCCAGGATGGCAATCTGATCGAAACCGTGCTGATGCGCCATAAATTTGGCCTTTCCGTCTGCGTGACTACCCAAGTGGGCTGCAATATCGGTTGCAGCTTCTGTGCCAGCGGGCTGCTGCGCAAAAGCAGGGACCTGACCAGCGGCGAAATCGTGGGGCAGGTGATGAAGGTACAGCTTCATTTGGACCGAAGACAGCGGGATGAGCTCGTTACCCATATCGTCGTGATGGGCATCGGGGAGCCGTTTGATAATTTCGAGCATATGTCGAATTTCATCCGGGTGATCCGCGATCATAAGGGATTGGCCATCGGGCCGCGCCACATTACGGTCTCCACCAGTGGATTGGTGCCGAAGATCCGCGAGTTTGCCGACAGCGATCTGGGTACGAATCTGGCCATTTCTTTGCATGCGCCGAACAACGAAATCCGGACGCAGATTATGAAGATCAACCGGGCGTATCCGATCGAACCGTTGATGGAGGCCATCGATTATTATCTCGAGAAGACGAATCGCCGGATCACGCTGGAATACATCCTTCTCAGAGATATTAACGACCAGCCTGAGCATGCGCTGGAGCTGGCGCAGCTGGTAGGCAGCCGCAGAAATCTGGCCAACGTGAACCTGATTCCGTATAATCCGGTCGACGAGCATAGCCAATATCAACGCAGCTCGAAGGAGACGATTACCGCATTTTACGATACGCTGAAGAAAAACAATATCAGCTGCAGCGTACGACTGGAGCACGGCGTGGATATCGATGCGGCCTGCGGTCAGCTGCGGAGCAAGCAGATTCGGAGCGAGCGCAAACGTGTCGCCGAAGGGAACTAG
- a CDS encoding DUF423 domain-containing protein: MKTMLILGGIMLFLAVALGAFGAHALKERLNESQTKTYQTGIQYHLIHGLGLILIGLYAGVAEHASLAVLAGWFIVAGILLFSGSLYALSLTGIRKLGAITPLGGVAFLAGWVVFIVAAAQG; encoded by the coding sequence TTGAAAACCATGCTGATCCTCGGCGGCATCATGCTGTTTCTTGCCGTGGCCCTGGGCGCCTTTGGCGCGCACGCCCTGAAAGAGCGTCTGAATGAGAGCCAAACCAAAACATACCAGACCGGCATCCAATACCATTTGATCCATGGACTCGGCCTGATCCTGATCGGTCTTTACGCCGGTGTGGCCGAACATGCATCGCTTGCGGTTCTGGCAGGGTGGTTCATTGTCGCGGGCATCCTTCTTTTCTCCGGCAGCCTGTATGCCTTAAGCCTGACCGGCATCCGGAAGCTTGGCGCCATCACGCCGCTTGGTGGCGTAGCGTTTTTGGCCGGATGGGTTGTGTTTATCGTTGCTGCCGCTCAAGGATAA
- a CDS encoding AAA family ATPase, whose product MESVQQLAQKLKQNIANIIVGKEHEVDLLLTALLASGHVLLEDVPGTGKTLLAKSLAASLSLSFQRIQFTPDLLPSDLTGIHYFNQRDGEFHFRPGPLFARIILADEINRATPRTQSSLLECMEERQISIEGETKRLESPFMVIATQNPVDNQGTFPLPEAQMDRFLIRMKLGYPSTDEGVEILKRTASVSGLRVEEAGVTATKEEVLEAQRICGQVRIADDLMGYIVALAEATRDHEETLLGISPRGTQALLRAAQAYAALQGRGYVLPDDIKRLVLPVWTHRLVPRKRHEAGHGQTERILTGIMNSIPVPSEKELESGVN is encoded by the coding sequence ATGGAGAGCGTTCAGCAGTTAGCGCAGAAATTAAAGCAAAACATTGCAAACATTATTGTAGGCAAAGAGCATGAAGTCGATTTGCTCCTGACGGCGCTTCTCGCTTCGGGGCATGTACTGCTTGAGGATGTGCCGGGAACGGGCAAAACACTGCTTGCCAAAAGCTTGGCGGCTTCGCTCAGCTTGAGCTTTCAGCGGATTCAGTTTACGCCCGATTTGCTGCCGTCGGATTTGACGGGCATTCATTATTTTAACCAGAGGGATGGGGAATTTCATTTCCGCCCGGGTCCGTTGTTTGCGCGCATCATACTCGCCGATGAAATTAACCGGGCCACGCCCCGCACTCAATCGAGCCTCCTTGAATGCATGGAAGAGCGGCAGATTAGTATTGAGGGAGAGACGAAACGTCTGGAAAGCCCCTTTATGGTCATCGCCACGCAAAATCCCGTGGACAATCAAGGGACTTTTCCGCTTCCGGAAGCGCAGATGGACCGGTTTCTGATTCGGATGAAGCTGGGTTATCCATCAACAGACGAAGGAGTCGAGATTCTTAAACGGACTGCATCGGTAAGCGGCTTACGGGTGGAGGAAGCGGGGGTGACGGCGACCAAGGAAGAAGTGCTCGAAGCGCAGCGGATTTGCGGACAAGTGCGGATTGCCGATGACCTGATGGGCTACATCGTGGCTTTGGCCGAGGCAACCCGCGATCACGAGGAAACGCTGCTCGGCATAAGCCCGCGCGGAACGCAGGCGCTGCTTCGCGCAGCCCAGGCCTATGCGGCGCTGCAAGGAAGGGGTTATGTGCTGCCTGATGATATCAAGCGGCTCGTTCTTCCGGTATGGACGCACAGGCTGGTGCCAAGGAAACGGCATGAGGCCGGGCATGGCCAGACGGAACGCATCTTGACAGGAATCATGAATAGTATTCCGGTTCCGAGTGAAAAGGAACTCGAAAGCGGCGTGAACTAA